From one uncultured Paludibacter sp. genomic stretch:
- a CDS encoding conserved hypothetical protein (Evidence 4 : Unknown function but conserved in other organisms), translated as MNQLVDIKELNERIERQSAFVDAIVMGMDKVIVGQKHLVESLLIGLLSDGHILLEGVPGLAKTLAIKTLSDLIKAKFSRIQFTPDLLPADVIGTMIYSQKKEEFSIRKGPVFANFILADEINRAPAKVQSALLEAMQERQVTIGEQTYKLEEPFLVLATQNPIEQEGTYPLPEAQVDRFMLKVVINYPKKEEEKLIIRQNLLKEKPSVSAILSPADIVAARDIVRQVYIDEKIEKYIVDIVFATRFPQDYGLDAMKDMISFGASPRASINLALASRAYAFIKRRGYVIPEDVRAVCYDVLRHRIGLSYEAEANNITSEEIITDILNTVEVP; from the coding sequence ATGAATCAACTTGTTGATATTAAAGAGTTAAATGAACGTATTGAACGTCAGAGCGCTTTTGTCGATGCTATTGTTATGGGAATGGACAAAGTTATTGTAGGACAAAAGCATTTAGTGGAATCGTTATTAATTGGTTTACTTTCCGACGGACATATTCTACTTGAAGGAGTTCCCGGTTTAGCAAAAACATTGGCAATCAAAACACTATCGGATTTGATTAAGGCAAAATTCAGCCGTATTCAATTTACACCCGATTTGCTTCCCGCCGATGTTATTGGAACGATGATTTACAGCCAGAAAAAAGAGGAATTCAGCATTCGCAAAGGTCCCGTTTTTGCCAATTTTATTTTGGCTGATGAAATTAACCGTGCTCCGGCAAAAGTACAGAGTGCATTATTGGAAGCAATGCAAGAACGTCAAGTAACCATTGGCGAACAAACATACAAACTGGAAGAGCCGTTCCTTGTGTTGGCAACGCAAAATCCAATAGAACAAGAAGGAACGTATCCGCTTCCCGAAGCGCAAGTAGACCGTTTTATGCTTAAGGTGGTGATCAATTATCCGAAAAAAGAAGAAGAAAAATTAATTATCCGTCAGAATTTATTGAAGGAAAAACCAAGTGTTTCCGCCATACTTTCTCCTGCAGATATTGTAGCTGCGCGTGATATTGTTCGTCAGGTATATATTGATGAAAAAATTGAAAAATATATTGTGGATATTGTATTTGCCACTCGTTTTCCTCAGGACTACGGATTGGATGCAATGAAAGATATGATTTCATTTGGAGCTTCTCCTCGTGCTTCCATCAATTTAGCGTTAGCATCTCGTGCTTATGCATTTATCAAACGTCGTGGATACGTTATTCCCGAAGATGTTCGTGCCGTTTGTTATGATGTTTTGCGTCACCGTATCGGGCTAAGTTACGAAGCGGAAGCCAATAATATCACTTCCGAAGAAATTATTACCGATATTCTTAATACAGTTGAAGTACCTTGA
- a CDS encoding CinA-like protein — translation MNINSSPSGDLGGLIMVEIITIGDEILIGQIVDTNSAWMAVELNKAGFQISQVTSIHDDVNHIKSALDLALFGNDIVLITGGLGPTKDDITKHTLAEYFDSEMIFDESVLKNIENIFRNRNIKINELTRNQALVPEKCTVIQNLVGTAPVMWFEHDGKVVVSMPGVPFEMKRAMSDEIIPRLTRKFKPTSVIHKTVQTYGTGESALALQIADWENSLPENLHLAYLPNFGIVKLRLSGTSEDPLQLEFEMNQQIHSLVQILGNAIFAFEDKPLEVILLDKLKKKNWTISTAESCTGGNIAHRLTLIPGASEVFKGSVVSYSNEVKKNMLGVSEDDLKEFGAVSKTVVEQMALGACKFLQTDISVAVSGIAGPTGGTEEKPIGTVWIAVANGNEVMSKQYDFGNYSRENFIERSTMAALMMILENI, via the coding sequence TTGAATATAAATAGTTCTCCTTCGGGGGATTTAGGGGGCTTAATCATGGTTGAGATTATTACCATAGGCGACGAAATTTTAATCGGACAAATTGTGGATACCAATTCGGCTTGGATGGCAGTGGAATTAAACAAAGCCGGATTTCAAATTTCGCAAGTTACTTCCATTCATGATGATGTAAATCACATAAAATCGGCATTGGATTTGGCATTGTTTGGAAATGATATTGTATTGATTACGGGAGGTTTAGGACCAACAAAAGACGATATTACAAAACATACTTTAGCTGAATATTTTGATTCAGAGATGATTTTTGATGAAAGCGTTTTAAAAAACATTGAAAATATTTTCAGAAATAGAAATATCAAAATCAATGAATTGACGCGTAATCAAGCATTAGTGCCGGAAAAATGTACTGTGATTCAAAATTTGGTAGGAACTGCTCCTGTAATGTGGTTTGAACACGATGGAAAAGTGGTAGTTTCCATGCCGGGAGTTCCCTTTGAAATGAAACGTGCTATGAGTGATGAAATCATTCCGCGTTTGACTAGAAAATTCAAGCCGACAAGTGTTATTCACAAAACCGTGCAAACTTATGGAACTGGTGAGTCTGCTTTGGCTCTTCAAATTGCCGATTGGGAAAATTCACTGCCTGAAAATCTGCATTTGGCATATCTGCCTAATTTTGGAATAGTAAAATTGCGCTTAAGTGGTACGAGTGAAGATCCGCTACAATTGGAGTTTGAGATGAATCAGCAAATTCATTCGTTGGTTCAAATTCTGGGGAATGCTATTTTTGCCTTTGAAGATAAGCCGTTAGAAGTAATTTTACTCGACAAACTAAAAAAGAAAAATTGGACTATTTCCACTGCCGAAAGTTGTACGGGAGGAAATATTGCGCACCGATTGACGCTGATTCCGGGAGCTTCGGAAGTTTTCAAAGGTTCGGTGGTTTCTTACAGCAACGAAGTAAAGAAAAATATGCTCGGAGTTTCTGAAGATGATTTGAAAGAATTTGGAGCGGTAAGCAAAACCGTAGTGGAACAAATGGCATTGGGAGCTTGTAAATTTTTACAAACGGATATTTCGGTTGCGGTTTCAGGTATTGCAGGTCCTACCGGTGGAACAGAAGAAAAACCAATTGGAACAGTTTGGATTGCCGTTGCCAATGGAAACGAAGTGATGAGCAAACAATACGATTTTGGAAATTATTCGAGGGAAAATTTCATAGAACGTTCTACAATGGCAGCATTAATGATGATTTTAGAAAACATTTAA
- a CDS encoding Histone family protein DNA-binding protein: MNNKELISTLSSKLNLSKEDVDGLMQTFIDCCKEQLESDNIVGFQSFGTFEVRKKDERISVHPVTQVRTLIPPKLVVSFKQSSVLKEKLNTESQS, translated from the coding sequence ATGAACAACAAAGAACTAATTTCTACGCTATCTTCAAAATTAAATTTATCCAAAGAGGATGTCGATGGTTTAATGCAAACGTTTATCGACTGTTGTAAGGAACAACTTGAGAGTGACAATATTGTTGGTTTTCAAAGTTTTGGCACATTTGAAGTTCGTAAAAAAGACGAACGAATTTCTGTTCATCCTGTTACACAAGTACGAACGCTGATTCCTCCAAAATTAGTCGTGTCCTTTAAGCAAAGCAGTGTTTTAAAAGAAAAACTTAACACAGAATCCCAATCATAA
- the rpmB gene encoding 50S ribosomal protein L28, translating into MSKICQITGKKAMVGNNVSHSKRRTKRTFDVNLFTKKFYWVEQDMWISLRISAAGLRTINKLGLDAAIKQAAEKGFLYV; encoded by the coding sequence ATGTCAAAAATTTGTCAAATAACCGGCAAAAAAGCAATGGTGGGAAACAACGTTTCACACTCCAAACGCCGTACAAAACGTACATTTGATGTAAACTTGTTTACCAAAAAATTCTATTGGGTAGAACAAGATATGTGGATCAGCTTGAGAATTTCGGCTGCCGGATTACGTACCATCAATAAATTAGGATTAGATGCTGCCATTAAACAAGCAGCTGAAAAAGGTTTTTTATACGTATAA
- a CDS encoding conserved hypothetical protein (Evidence 4 : Unknown function but conserved in other organisms) gives MAKKAVASMQKGEGRTFSKVIKMIKSPKTGAYVFQEEMVHNEKVKDYLAK, from the coding sequence ATGGCAAAGAAGGCGGTAGCAAGTATGCAAAAAGGTGAAGGACGTACCTTTTCCAAGGTGATTAAAATGATTAAATCGCCTAAAACCGGTGCTTATGTGTTCCAAGAAGAAATGGTGCACAACGAAAAAGTAAAAGACTATTTGGCAAAATAA
- the rimO gene encoding Ribosomal protein S12 methylthiotransferase RimO translates to MKKNTVDIITLGCSKNLVDSEQLMRQFDVLGYNVRHDAENPNGEIVVVNTCGFIGDAKEESINTILQLAEEKKKNKSKLYVMGCLSERYLKELEAEIPEVDKYFGKFNYTDILKEIGQEFRADLRLERSLTTPKHYAYIKVSEGCNRSCSYCAIPIITGRHRSRPMEDIENEVKLLVDKGVKEFQLIAQDLSSYGVDKYKSLKLGELTERLSDIKGVEWIRLHYAYPSQFPYDVLRVMRERENVCKYLDLALQHISDPMLKKMHRRITKTETIELIEKIRTEVPGIHLRTTMLVGHPEETEQDFEEMKEFIEQMKFERLGAFAYSHEDGTYAQKHYKDNIPEEIKQQRLAEIMRIQQGISAEINQSKIGKTLKVIIDRKEKEYFVGRTEFDSPEVDPEVLIPIATKGVKTGEFYQAKITAVDDFDLYGI, encoded by the coding sequence GTGAAAAAAAACACAGTTGATATAATTACGCTGGGATGTTCAAAGAATTTGGTTGATTCTGAGCAGTTGATGAGGCAGTTTGACGTGCTTGGTTACAATGTGCGTCACGATGCGGAAAATCCTAACGGAGAAATTGTGGTGGTAAACACCTGCGGTTTTATTGGCGATGCGAAAGAGGAAAGCATCAACACCATTTTGCAATTAGCGGAAGAAAAAAAGAAAAACAAATCCAAACTGTATGTTATGGGTTGTCTTTCTGAACGATACTTGAAAGAATTGGAAGCTGAAATTCCCGAAGTGGATAAATATTTTGGAAAGTTTAATTATACCGACATTTTAAAAGAAATCGGACAGGAATTCCGTGCGGATTTGCGTTTGGAACGTTCATTGACAACGCCAAAACATTACGCTTACATCAAAGTTTCGGAAGGTTGCAACCGTTCTTGTTCATATTGCGCAATTCCGATTATTACCGGAAGGCATCGTTCGCGTCCGATGGAAGACATTGAAAACGAAGTAAAGTTACTCGTTGATAAAGGTGTAAAAGAATTTCAGCTGATTGCGCAAGATTTGTCTTCTTATGGCGTTGATAAATATAAGTCGTTGAAATTGGGAGAATTAACCGAACGTTTATCGGATATTAAAGGTGTGGAATGGATTCGGTTGCATTATGCGTATCCTTCACAGTTTCCGTACGATGTTTTGCGTGTGATGCGTGAACGTGAAAATGTGTGTAAATATTTGGATTTGGCGTTGCAACATATTAGCGACCCGATGTTGAAAAAGATGCACAGGCGCATTACAAAAACTGAAACCATTGAACTGATTGAAAAAATTCGGACTGAAGTTCCCGGAATTCATTTGCGTACAACAATGCTTGTAGGACATCCGGAAGAAACCGAACAGGATTTTGAAGAGATGAAAGAATTTATAGAACAGATGAAATTTGAACGTCTTGGAGCTTTCGCTTATTCACACGAAGATGGAACGTACGCTCAAAAACATTATAAGGACAATATTCCGGAAGAGATAAAACAACAACGTTTAGCTGAAATTATGAGGATTCAACAGGGAATTTCGGCAGAAATAAATCAAAGTAAAATAGGAAAAACGTTGAAAGTGATTATCGACCGAAAAGAAAAAGAATATTTTGTGGGACGAACAGAATTTGATTCTCCCGAAGTGGATCCTGAAGTGTTAATTCCAATAGCTACAAAAGGAGTAAAAACGGGAGAATTTTATCAGGCAAAAATCACCGCCGTTGATGATTTTGATTTGTACGGAATTTGA
- a CDS encoding conserved hypothetical protein (Evidence 4 : Unknown function but conserved in other organisms) — MKKKIDSLIQSKSFVKVFIDKEDVNIEKTDGIIMFQNENFIVMSDTYDFFYCGMKLIRKKDISEIRNSDNEKVFNEIMKAEKLTDLHIELFNKYKIDFSDFKSLFNSLKFQNLPIIIECQYGKNDRFILGSIFEINEKNVRIEYINSRAEYDLIPTKVLYKDITTVCWDGQYTNLFYKYAKRIE, encoded by the coding sequence ATGAAAAAGAAAATAGATTCATTAATTCAGTCAAAATCTTTTGTCAAAGTTTTTATTGATAAAGAAGATGTGAATATTGAAAAAACAGATGGCATTATAATGTTTCAGAATGAGAACTTTATAGTGATGTCTGATACCTATGATTTTTTCTATTGTGGAATGAAGTTGATACGTAAAAAAGACATTTCTGAAATTCGAAATTCAGATAACGAAAAAGTTTTCAATGAGATAATGAAAGCAGAGAAGTTGACTGATTTGCATATAGAGCTTTTTAATAAATATAAAATTGATTTTTCTGATTTTAAAAGTCTTTTTAATTCTTTGAAGTTTCAAAACTTACCAATCATTATTGAATGTCAATATGGAAAAAATGATCGTTTTATTTTAGGTTCTATTTTTGAAATAAATGAAAAAAACGTTAGAATAGAATATATTAACTCAAGAGCTGAGTATGATTTGATTCCAACAAAAGTTTTATATAAAGATATTACAACTGTATGTTGGGATGGTCAGTATACGAATTTGTTTTATAAATATGCTAAACGTATAGAGTAA
- the rpmG gene encoding 50S ribosomal protein L33, with translation MAKKSKEARIQVILECTEHKESGMPGTSRYITTKNRKNTPGRMELKKYNPILRKVTVHKEIK, from the coding sequence ATGGCTAAAAAATCAAAAGAAGCTCGCATTCAAGTAATTTTGGAATGCACAGAACATAAAGAAAGCGGTATGCCTGGTACTTCTCGTTATATTACCACTAAAAACCGTAAAAATACTCCGGGACGTATGGAATTGAAAAAATACAACCCGATTTTGAGAAAAGTAACTGTTCATAAAGAAATTAAATAA
- a CDS encoding conserved hypothetical protein (Evidence 4 : Unknown function but conserved in other organisms), with translation MLQIDDTIVSLDLFDDKFVCDLASCKGICCIEGDSGAPLEDDEIEIIENLLPIVWDDLSEISQQLIKKQGVYYIDDDGEPVTSIVNGRECVFTYTDENGICKCAIEKAFREGKTDFYKPISCHLYPVRLQKYNDFTAVNVHRWSVCECARTCGVKLDVPVYKFLKEPLIRRFGKEWYEQLSFANEELSRSNFIKEKGF, from the coding sequence ATGCTTCAAATTGATGATACAATCGTAAGTTTAGATTTATTTGATGATAAATTTGTGTGTGATTTAGCTTCCTGCAAAGGCATTTGTTGCATTGAAGGCGATAGCGGCGCACCACTTGAGGATGATGAGATTGAAATTATTGAAAATCTTTTGCCAATTGTTTGGGATGATTTATCGGAAATTTCGCAGCAATTAATTAAAAAACAAGGCGTTTATTATATTGATGACGATGGCGAACCTGTAACTTCCATCGTAAACGGGCGAGAATGTGTTTTTACTTATACCGATGAAAACGGAATTTGCAAATGCGCTATCGAAAAAGCGTTCCGAGAAGGTAAAACCGATTTTTATAAACCGATTTCGTGTCATTTATATCCGGTTCGTTTGCAAAAATACAATGATTTTACAGCAGTAAATGTACATCGCTGGAGCGTTTGTGAATGTGCTCGCACTTGCGGCGTAAAATTAGATGTTCCGGTGTATAAATTTTTGAAAGAACCGTTAATCAGACGATTTGGAAAAGAATGGTACGAACAACTTTCTTTTGCAAACGAGGAATTATCCCGTTCAAATTTTATTAAAGAAAAGGGATTTTAA
- a CDS encoding hypothetical protein (Evidence 5 : Unknown function), which translates to MSKEKITISEIVDLMASRHHFSKKQTEEFVKMLLSTVEDMLIDGEAVKIKDFGTFKPQWNEPRKSVDVNTGEEITIPGYYKVVFVPENDFKELINKPFSHLKPVEKPLDTEEKTDETGEKEPISEDAKVTMEPMRIFEEQANQIKGLLDEIEAMSGKKRSEEIVEKEDENQIEKEEDNISEEEENAKNQTEIPDSEEDKIETEDIIEEEDENLEIDEKRDVEEEKPDVSEGTHFFASFEDRKTRKLRKKLEREEQKKRRREEIKQYFEENDFNVVRELHPQKEEISAPLDEEEHQDAFPEDFAEDIVSEVEPVVSPQTSVEKEDIVQESSLTSESEEETIDEDITERADSDEIKIEENIIEPKEDESGFEETKLTEDDLNEESSVEETDSIVSESLTDEESKEEFVEEDIVESQNIISEEKSKTIDEIQQEIQKKKILEENIHTEKNVDYTFTPAKKKNRRIWWFVLIPLLILAAAFGVWKSFPYLKSYLDLYWNQQKDSVKTTQIIVPQATIVIPAAKSDSALTQSADTLSAENIFEKEREYKDFVASEVIKQGVTLKTLAKKYLGNDAFWIYIYEANIDVIEDPKNVALGTVVRIPKVSPELINVNNPKCIPYANKLSAEYLYYENK; encoded by the coding sequence ATGAGCAAAGAAAAAATAACCATATCGGAAATTGTGGATTTGATGGCGTCAAGACATCATTTTTCTAAAAAACAAACGGAAGAATTTGTTAAAATGCTTCTTTCTACAGTAGAAGATATGTTGATTGATGGAGAAGCTGTAAAAATTAAAGACTTCGGTACATTTAAACCGCAGTGGAATGAACCGCGAAAAAGTGTGGATGTAAATACCGGCGAAGAAATAACTATTCCCGGATATTATAAAGTAGTTTTTGTGCCTGAAAATGACTTTAAAGAATTGATAAATAAACCTTTTTCTCATCTAAAACCTGTTGAAAAACCATTGGATACGGAAGAGAAAACAGATGAAACCGGAGAGAAAGAACCGATATCGGAAGATGCAAAAGTTACAATGGAACCGATGCGCATTTTTGAAGAGCAAGCGAATCAGATAAAAGGACTTTTGGATGAAATAGAAGCCATGTCGGGCAAAAAAAGAAGTGAAGAAATTGTAGAAAAGGAAGACGAAAATCAGATAGAGAAAGAGGAAGATAATATATCTGAAGAGGAAGAAAATGCTAAGAATCAAACGGAAATTCCTGATTCAGAAGAAGATAAGATAGAAACGGAAGATATCATTGAAGAGGAAGATGAAAATTTAGAGATTGATGAAAAAAGAGATGTTGAAGAAGAAAAACCGGATGTTTCTGAGGGAACCCATTTTTTTGCTTCATTTGAAGATAGGAAAACACGTAAATTAAGAAAAAAATTAGAACGTGAAGAGCAAAAAAAGCGCCGAAGAGAAGAAATAAAACAATATTTTGAAGAAAACGACTTTAATGTTGTTCGTGAATTACATCCGCAAAAAGAAGAAATATCCGCTCCCTTAGATGAAGAAGAACATCAAGATGCTTTTCCTGAGGACTTTGCAGAAGATATTGTCTCCGAAGTTGAACCTGTTGTAAGTCCTCAAACAAGTGTAGAAAAAGAAGATATAGTGCAGGAATCTTCTTTAACTTCGGAAAGTGAAGAAGAAACCATCGATGAAGATATTACTGAAAGAGCTGACAGTGATGAAATAAAAATTGAAGAAAATATTATTGAACCTAAAGAAGATGAATCCGGCTTTGAAGAAACAAAATTAACGGAAGACGATTTAAATGAAGAATCTTCTGTGGAAGAAACTGATTCCATTGTTTCAGAATCGCTTACTGATGAAGAAAGCAAAGAAGAATTTGTAGAAGAAGATATTGTTGAAAGCCAGAATATTATCTCCGAAGAAAAATCTAAAACAATTGATGAGATTCAGCAGGAAATTCAAAAGAAAAAGATTTTAGAAGAAAATATTCATACAGAAAAAAACGTTGATTATACCTTTACGCCTGCTAAAAAGAAGAATCGCCGTATTTGGTGGTTTGTTCTTATTCCGTTACTGATATTGGCAGCAGCTTTTGGCGTTTGGAAATCATTTCCTTATTTGAAATCATACTTGGATTTATATTGGAATCAACAAAAAGATAGCGTAAAAACCACACAAATAATTGTCCCGCAGGCAACAATTGTAATTCCTGCAGCTAAATCAGATAGCGCTTTAACTCAATCGGCAGATACGCTTTCTGCAGAAAATATCTTCGAAAAGGAGCGGGAGTATAAAGATTTTGTCGCTTCAGAAGTAATAAAACAAGGCGTAACATTGAAAACACTTGCAAAAAAATATTTAGGAAACGACGCCTTTTGGATTTATATTTATGAAGCAAATATAGATGTAATAGAAGATCCTAAAAATGTAGCATTGGGCACGGTGGTGAGAATTCCTAAAGTAAGTCCGGAACTTATTAATGTAAATAATCCCAAGTGCATTCCTTATGCAAACAAATTGTCTGCAGAATATTTATATTATGAGAATAAATAG
- the ftsY gene encoding Signal recognition particle receptor FtsY, with the protein MAFFGLFNKEKKETLDQGLSKTKENVFSKLTRAVAGKSKVDDEVLDNLEEVLVTSDVGVETTLRIIERIEERVKKDKFLNTSELNVILKEEIAGLLAENNVKQVNDFEAPLPAKPYVIMVVGVNGVGKTTTIGKLAYQFKKVGKNVYLGAADTFRAAAVEQLDIWAKRVDVPIVKQKMGSDPASVAYDTLQSAKANDADVVIIDTAGRLHNKINLMNELTKIKNVMQKLIPEAPHEILLVLDGSTGQNAYEQAKQFTKATDVNALAVTKLDGTAKGGVVIGISDQFKIPVKYIGLGEKMTDLQIFDKEEFVGSLFE; encoded by the coding sequence ATGGCATTTTTTGGACTATTTAATAAAGAAAAAAAAGAAACTCTCGACCAAGGACTTTCCAAAACCAAAGAAAATGTTTTCTCAAAACTTACACGCGCAGTAGCAGGAAAATCGAAAGTAGATGATGAAGTGTTGGATAATTTGGAAGAAGTCCTTGTAACTTCCGATGTAGGGGTGGAAACAACGCTTCGTATTATTGAACGGATTGAAGAACGCGTAAAAAAAGACAAATTTCTTAATACCAGCGAATTAAATGTTATTCTTAAAGAAGAAATTGCGGGTTTGCTTGCGGAGAATAATGTAAAACAAGTTAATGATTTTGAAGCGCCGCTTCCGGCTAAACCTTACGTGATAATGGTTGTGGGTGTAAATGGCGTCGGAAAAACCACTACTATAGGAAAATTGGCTTATCAGTTCAAAAAAGTGGGCAAAAATGTATATTTGGGTGCGGCTGACACATTTCGTGCTGCGGCTGTGGAACAGTTAGATATTTGGGCAAAACGTGTGGACGTACCTATTGTGAAACAAAAAATGGGTTCCGATCCGGCTTCGGTTGCGTATGATACGCTTCAATCAGCCAAAGCAAACGATGCAGATGTAGTGATTATTGATACTGCAGGACGCTTGCACAATAAAATAAACCTGATGAATGAGTTGACAAAAATCAAGAATGTGATGCAGAAATTAATTCCGGAAGCGCCTCACGAAATTTTACTCGTCCTTGACGGTTCAACCGGTCAAAATGCTTACGAACAAGCAAAACAATTCACCAAGGCTACCGACGTAAATGCTTTAGCTGTGACAAAATTGGATGGAACAGCAAAAGGCGGCGTGGTTATCGGTATCTCCGACCAGTTCAAAATCCCTGTAAAATACATCGGTTTGGGAGAAAAAATGACTGATTTACAGATATTTGATAAAGAAGAGTTTGTAGGATCGTTATTTGAATAG
- a CDS encoding conserved hypothetical protein (Evidence 4 : Unknown function but conserved in other organisms) has protein sequence METQEILKKVRKIEIKTRGLSQNIFAGQYHTAFKGRGMTFSEVREYQFGDDVRSIDWNVTARFGHPYIKVFEEERELTVMLLVDVSGSRDFGTNENLKKDIITEIAATLAFSTIQNNDKVGVIFFSDKIEKFIPPKKGKKHVLHIIRELLVFEPQSNKTDIAGALRYFTNAIKKSSTAFVISDFISEDFNHTLTIANRKHDVVAVQVYDIRETVLPDVGLIKLKDAETGERIWIDTSDKRLRTTYKHAWDERQLFLHKAFTQSGVDSVSVATNEDYVKSLMKLFRLRA, from the coding sequence ATGGAAACTCAGGAAATACTTAAAAAAGTTCGGAAAATAGAGATAAAAACACGTGGATTGTCGCAAAATATTTTTGCAGGACAATATCATACAGCGTTTAAAGGGCGAGGCATGACTTTTTCGGAAGTGCGTGAATATCAATTTGGGGATGATGTTCGTTCCATCGACTGGAATGTAACGGCTCGTTTTGGGCATCCTTATATTAAAGTATTTGAGGAAGAACGCGAGTTAACCGTAATGCTTTTGGTCGATGTTTCAGGAAGTCGTGATTTTGGAACGAATGAAAATCTAAAAAAAGATATTATTACTGAAATAGCCGCTACGTTGGCTTTTTCTACCATTCAAAATAATGATAAAGTCGGTGTAATCTTTTTTTCAGATAAAATTGAAAAATTTATTCCGCCTAAAAAAGGAAAAAAACACGTATTGCATATTATTCGCGAGTTACTTGTTTTTGAACCGCAAAGTAATAAAACAGATATTGCAGGCGCGCTTCGTTACTTCACAAATGCAATTAAAAAAAGTTCCACTGCTTTTGTAATTTCCGATTTCATTTCCGAAGATTTTAACCACACACTAACAATTGCCAATCGAAAACACGATGTGGTTGCTGTTCAGGTGTATGATATAAGAGAAACGGTTTTGCCTGACGTGGGGCTTATAAAACTCAAAGACGCTGAAACAGGCGAACGTATTTGGATTGATACTTCCGACAAACGTTTGAGAACTACTTACAAGCATGCTTGGGATGAACGCCAATTGTTTCTGCATAAGGCATTTACACAGTCGGGCGTGGATTCTGTTTCGGTAGCAACAAATGAAGATTATGTAAAATCGCTAATGAAATTGTTTAGATTA
- a CDS encoding conserved membrane hypothetical protein (Evidence 4 : Unknown function but conserved in other organisms) — translation MNFITIIDYLGTFAFAISGIRLASAKRFDWFGAYVVGLVTAIGGGTTRDLLLNITPFWMLQPSYLVVTAVALLFVILFGKYVIRLNDTFFVFDAIGLGLFVVVGIDKSLENGFPFWVAIIMGMITGSVGGIIRDILINEVPLIFRKDIYALACVAGGFCYFICYKSGVVLEITQILSVFTVIVIRILAVKYHWSLPVLKSNEDFQQKNK, via the coding sequence ATGAATTTTATAACCATCATAGATTATTTGGGGACGTTCGCTTTTGCCATAAGCGGCATTCGATTAGCTTCAGCAAAACGTTTTGATTGGTTTGGAGCGTACGTGGTGGGTTTAGTTACTGCAATAGGAGGCGGAACTACACGTGACTTGCTGTTGAATATCACTCCATTTTGGATGCTTCAACCTTCATATCTTGTAGTAACAGCCGTTGCATTGCTTTTTGTTATTCTATTCGGAAAATACGTCATTCGTTTGAACGATACATTTTTTGTTTTTGACGCCATCGGTTTGGGACTTTTTGTAGTGGTTGGGATTGATAAATCGCTTGAAAACGGATTTCCGTTTTGGGTGGCAATTATTATGGGGATGATCACAGGTTCGGTAGGAGGAATTATCCGCGATATTTTAATAAACGAAGTTCCGCTTATTTTCCGTAAAGATATTTATGCGCTGGCTTGTGTTGCGGGCGGATTTTGTTATTTCATTTGTTACAAATCAGGAGTTGTTTTGGAAATTACTCAAATTCTTTCTGTTTTCACTGTTATTGTTATTCGTATTTTGGCGGTTAAATACCATTGGAGTTTACCGGTATTAAAATCAAACGAGGATTTTCAACAAAAAAATAAATAA